ACTCCCTGCTCTAGTTCTATCTCAGAGCATCTGGGGGTCAAAGGTCTCATCCCTCCCCCAGCTATAATCAGCATTCATTCCTTGTTTGAGCAAAGTAGCTTTTAAAGTTCATTAAACTGTGAGTTCTGTGAGGTCAAGAACTGAGTTTGCCTTACTCAAAACTGCATCTTCAGTATCCTGCCTAGTGCCTAGTAGAGGCTGAATAAATAtaagataaatgaatgaacagataGAGTACAGTCTGTGGCAGCTTTATTAAGGATCGCCCTTCCCATTGTTTAACAAGagttggggaggggggaagggaagaatggTTGGGCAAGGGAGTGAGACtagaaaataaacacattgaAGAGCATCTGAGCATAAGTCTTTAAGTGGGAGGAGAAATCCCTGGTGTACATTAACATGAGGCCTGGCATCATTATAGGGATAAGGTCAGTTGGCATTAAGAGTGTGGAGGCATATACAATGCTGACCATAAGGGCTGGGAGGTGAACTGAAAGCCACAGAAAGATGTGACCAAGGATATCTAAAGCTATTGGGGTGGTTTCTCATACTTCAGAGTCTCATATGTCTCCTGGTTCCGGGTGCTCAGGCCCTGAAGGTGGGAGTCAAAGAATGGTCAGGGGTTTGATCTCACCCAAGAagccccacccaccccacagACCTTGCCCCAAGGTCACCCCAAACCCCACCCTCTTTTGCTGATTCTGAGGGGGCACAATTAGGCTCACTCACCGTGTAAACACCATCTGATTTCTGCAGAGAGGAAAGGGGCAAGGCATTACAGACCCATATCTCTTTGAGGGCTCTTCAGCATCTGCTTTCCCACCCAGGGAGTATCTGGGTCACGGTCAGAGTTAGCTGCCTAACACTGGAGGTCATTCACATGATAGGGACATGAATACACATTTGCCAACATGGATACAAACACAAATAACACACAACTCTCATGCATTCATTGTCACCCTGTGCTTGATTCTTCCCTGTTACCTGCCAGACATTTTACTTGTGGCTTGGCCAGCTGGCAGGGTAAATAAGGTAAGGTGCTAAGGTGTATGCAGATCAGTACAAGAGATGCATGCTCTCCCAGAGGACTCAGACCCTAACTCTAGAAGGGCAGAGTCTGAAAAATTATCAACACCCACATGTGGGAAGGTCCATACCTCATAGTTGGCTATAGCTGCCTTTCGAACCTGGATCTGGAGTGGAGGAAAGGTAATCCGTGAAGAGGAAATTAGAGGCCCATCCCCTTCCCTCCAAGTGGGAGAACCCCTTGGGTTCCCCTTCCTCCATTCCACACTGCTGCCACCCTCCCACTTCTCCTTCTAGCCCTCACCCCACTTTGCCTTACCTTGAGTCGACAATAGAGCAGGGTGAGGACAATACCATATAAGAACAAGATGGCGTCCAGGATATAGCAGAGCTGAGGCTCTCCCAGGGCCTCTGAGGGGATAGAGGGTACCAGGGGGTCAGGGACACGGTGGTGGGATCTTGTGCtcagaggagagaagggaaagactTAGAGGGAATCCCTTTTAGGAAAGAAACTCTATGGTCCTTTCTGAACTcctatttttcttacttttctctaTTCTCCCTTACCAGAGAGTAGGGATAGAATAAAAAGGGTTCTATTGCAGTAGGACTTACATGGTTTAAGAGTTGAAGACTTTCCCCTTAACCCCAACCCTCTTTAGCACTGTGGTTCTTTGGGTTCCATTGAGTGCTTCATCTATTCTCAAGGACAGGTCTAAATTCACTGGGCTGAGACCAAAACCTCAGCCCAGCCGGGGAGGGTGATAGAGAGGCAGTGGCAAATTTCAGCTTAAGAAACCACAAGAGTGTCTCCGCTAAGTCCTGTGACCTGTGGCTGAGAGCTGGACAGGAAGGATGTGagctggggaagggagggaaggcaaTTACTCTATTATTGGTCAtctcccagcctcagcctcattGCTTTCTGTCCCACAAGACGCTTAAATATGCCAAAAACAAAGTATCTACTTTCCTATGCCTGCCACTGGCTCTGCACATGGAGCTGGGGAAATGACTACAGGCTCAAGGGAATGATCccaaattaaatgcaaaatatgaaTTCTTCCTCCTGCTACTCTGCCCTGTTACTCACTGTGAGCCTCTCAGAGGGGAAGttttgtatgattaaaaaaaaaaaaaaaaaaaaaaaaaaatcacataggaTCTGGGCTTCCAAGACTGTTCCCAGCCTGTATCAGAACTGATGGGATGCATCTGACTAATATGGGCCAAGTACTGACATcagtaaaatactttttattctgTAACACATGCACAATATTACATAAATCTCAAAACTACCCTGTGAAGGAAACATCACTGCCGTTTTATGGATGACGAAACCCAGGCTTTCGGAAAAGCTAAGTAACTCATTCAGGGCCACAGTTAAGCAAGAGACTGGAACTGAAATCTAGTATTTATTTTCTGCCTCCAAAGCTTTTCCTATGCCCTGGAGCTCTGGCCTCCCTCTCCATCCCATGACAGCAGATAAGTGGCTCACTTAATCCTTTTTCTCTACCTCAACTGGGTTGGTGGGACTCCTCAGGGCCTTCTCTTTCAATTTCTCCAGTTTCCTTAAAGTTAACCAACTCCTTCCTCCCCAACTGACACAACCTCTGTTCAGAAGAGAGACACCCTCATAGCATAGACAACCTAAAGTAAGCAAAAAGTGAGAGTTCTTCAATTGACTAGAGTCTTAGAGCTAGAACCTTGTTATTTGTGCCTCTGTTTCTCCGCTGATGCCCAGGTCTCTAGAAACAGGCATTTCATATGGCCCACCTTCCTATCAGCTCGTGCTGTAGTGATGATCCGCTGAAACAGCTATCATGCCTACTTATCTTGAATACCCCTTGTCTTGCTCCTAAGTCCAAAGACAGGCCTCTGCTCTCTAAAAGGGagttttgtatatttataattaactACAGACCAACTCCCCCTAGACAAAACCAAGGATACCACAAAAATAATGCTGATCAGGGAAAATGGAGCCCTCTCATACAAGACCAGCTCTTCATACTAAACAAATACCTGCTTTTCCTGCCAAACTGACAGTTTCAAAGCCATCCTGAAGTCAGTCTGGAATAAGGTTGGAAAGGGACTAAAATCAAAGAAACCATGACTAGTGCCTTGGATAGGACCTGGATAGGACCAGACTCAGGGTCTCTGTATCTCAGCCCTGTGCCCACATGCCTACCACTGCCTCCCTCATTCTGTCCCTGACTAGAGCCCTCCCATATATGCTCTTGGTTAACACACTGAGGCCCAGCGCAGTGACGCTCACCACACTCTCACCTGCTTGTTCAACCAAAAGGAGTAAGAGCAAGATCACTGCTGGAATCATCTTGGGCAGGGGGCTGAGGAGCCGAGAGCTGGGATCAGACGCTGACAGCACTGCGCAGCTGTGCTCTGCGAACAGTTCCCTGACCACAGAGTTCCCCCCTTCCTGCCACGCCTTCCCCCACATTttggccccttccccttcctgcaCTAGAGACTGGGCGGCTCCCGGAAGGGCTAACTAAGGGAGCTAGAGGATCTGGACTTAAGATTCAGCCCTTCGATGACCAACCTCAGCCCACGGAACGAGGGGACTCTCAAGCTTGGGAAAGGCTATCTACACTGCCACCTTTCACTCCGCCCCTGTTCATAGACACACGTTTGATAAACTGACTTGATAAACTGCCCCTCAAGATTCCCTCTATACTCTTAACCCTTACCACCTGAAACTTTATACCCAGTCTTGATTAAGGAGCTTACCATTTTGTGTGGACATTGAGGTTAAGGCAGAGGGAACTGagggaaaaagaggaaatgaggaaTAGAGAAGTGGAAAGGGCAAGAGTCAGCAGAGGGGTGGAGATGAGCAGGAAAAATTGCTGAGACCTAAatttaacagaaaaacaaagtgaaagacAATAAGATACCAAAAAGACATATCAGAAGATTGGGCATAGGGGCTGCAAGGCAgctaatttattataatttttcctttttagtacATGCACAGAAAGTCTGTAcagatatatgtgtatgtgtacacacacatacatacacacgcgcgcacacacacacagacccatTTTCAATGAGGAACAGGCTCCACAGAGGAATCTGATAGACAGGGCAGGTCAATGCTGTTCCCCTGCTCACCGATCTACTTCTCCAAACACAATATCTTGGGTACCTAGGTCAGAGGATAGAGAGAAGTCGTGTTACCAAAG
This sequence is a window from Marmota flaviventris isolate mMarFla1 chromosome 10, mMarFla1.hap1, whole genome shotgun sequence. Protein-coding genes within it:
- the Fcer1g gene encoding high affinity immunoglobulin epsilon receptor subunit gamma codes for the protein MIPAVILLLLLLVEQAEALGEPQLCYILDAILFLYGIVLTLLYCRLKIQVRKAAIANYEKSDGVYTGLSTRNQETYETLKYEKPPQ